The genomic DNA tggggatcctaacccttgctcttggtatgagagcaccaccctctaaccagcagagctaacgggccgactcttcctctgaccattttttaaaaaattctgcctactgtcgtttaggagctctttctatagtcttgttcttaatctgtgaattgaaaatgtatttttcctgtgcagcctgatgtcttttctttttctcagtggtgtcctgtaaagcacagcagttttacgttgcatgatatcccgtttactctttctttatatgggttcttgtgttttcggcatcttacctaagagaccaccaccacatccggtatcacaaaggtttgttcctgtgtttctcgagtgttgtagtttgagttcttacagttagctctgtgacacgtgtggtgttcacttttgggtatggggttagaaaagggctcgatttcatttctttccatgtggctattcagttgtctcagcaccatttgttgtggtcccaaagcacttgtgaaaatccagttgtcatagctgcatgagcttgcttctaggccgtcaattctgttcctctgatgtacactttatgccagcgctgcactgtgtttctttttattggacttgaatttttactttttattgacagctcgcaactgcatatgtttatggggcaccatgtgataattgcacacatgtgtacattgtgcagtgagcaagttaggcaagtaacacactcgtgacctcacatacttcctcccctgtggtaagagcactgaaaatccactcttttggtcattctgaaatatacattattattaactatagtcaccttgctgtgtaatagatcaccagaccttatttctccagagtgaaactttgtacccattggtcaaacttcccttcgtccttgttcctccatcccccccgcccgcagctcccaggctctgctaaccatcattctggtctctagttccatgagtctgacctttccagtttccacattcaagtgaaatcatgcagcatgtctttctgtgcctggcatgcgacactcagcgtaatgtcttctagttgcatcccagttgttggaaaatgacagagttttgttcttttctaaggccgaatagtatttcattgtgtacttagaccacgttttctttatctgttcgtctgttaataaacacttaggttgattctatatcttgactcttatggataatgcctcagtgaacatgggagtacagatatctcttcgacctattgatttcagttctttgggggatattccctgaagtgggattgctggatcatacggtaattctatttacagatttttgagaaacctccatgctgttttctgtaatggttgtacgttcctaccagcagtgtacaagggtagccttttctccacgtccttgccagtgctagttatcttttgtctttttgatactagccattctaatgggtatgaagtaattatgtgtcctagtgattttaatttgtatttccctgatgattagggaggttgagcattttttcatcagcctgttggccatgtggaggtcttattctgagaaacgtatgttcagttactctgcccattttttaaatcgggttgttgtcttgctattgagttgtttgaattttgtatgtatttttggatacttattcataatcaggtgtatagttttccaatattttctctcattccagtcatcgtgtcttcgctctcctacttgttcttttcctgtgcggaagctttttaatttgatgcaatcccattttcgtctctgtttgattttgtcgccttgcttttggggctatctgcaaaaaatcattgcccagaccaatgttgtggagcttttcccatatgttttcttctagcaattttacagtttcaggtgttccatttccatctttaatccatattgagccgatttttgtaggtggtgtaagataagagaagggttcaacttcatttttctgagtgtgtatacacggttttgccaacaccggttattgaagaaactgtcatttgctcgttatgcgttcttggtacctttattgaaaaatcatttgactgtcaatatgtagttttattttggggctccagtttgtttcactggttgacgtgaatgtttttagtctactaccttgtggttttgattactgtagcatgtgtctttgtccatttctgttgcttagaacagaattacctaaaactgggtgatttataaagaaacagtctttatggcttacagtttcaaatgttgggaagcccaaagtccaggtaacacatctggtgaggaacttgtttggtggtgacttcaacgacacagtgtatcacactgtgagaaaggcaggagcgagagagagagagagagagagagagagagagcgcgagagagagagagagagagagagggcatgcaacacacacgtaaaattcttcacctcgatcacgtgggactcatcccagggatgcaaggttggttcaacatatgcaaatcaataaatgtgatacaccatattcatgaaatcaaacacaaggaccatgcggtcatctgtatagttgctgaaagagcacttgataaaattcaacagtcattcatgagaaaggccttctataagttaggtatagatttcaactatctcaacataattaaagccgtatatgataaacccactgccaatatcatcctgaatggggaaaagctgaaagctgttcctttaagaacaggaactagacaaggatgcccaccctcaccactcctattcaatatagtgttggaggtactagccagagcaatcagagaagagaaggaaataaagggcatccagattggaaacgatgaagtcaaactgtccctgtttgcagatgacatgatcctatatgtcgaacagtctgaaggctctacaaaaaaactcttggagttgataaaggatttcagcaaagtagcaggatacaaaatcaacacaaaaaaaccggtagcatttctattctccaatagtggacatgcagaaagagaaatcaagaaagcttgcccattgacagtagccaccaaaaacataaggtacttaggaagcgagttaaccaaggatgtgaaaaatctctataatgagaactacaaaccactgctgagagaaagtggagaggagacaagacgatggaaagatatcccatgctcttggattggaagcatcaacatagtgaaaatgtccatactacccaaagtgatatacaaattcaatgcagtccccatcaaaattccagtgacatttttctcagaaatggaaagaactatccagacgctgatatggaataacaaaagaccacgcatagccgcagcaacgctgagccaaaaaagtaaagctggaggcgtaacactacctgactttaaactctcctacaaagctatcataagcaaaacagtacagtatggtactggcataaaaacagacacactgctcagtggaatagaatggagaatccagaaatcaacccacacacctacagccgtctgatctttgacaaaggcaccaagcctgtacactggggaagagaccgcctcttcaggaaatggtgctgggagaactggatatcgatatgcaggagaatgaaactagacccatacctttcaccatacactaaaggcaactcaaaatggattgaagaattaattatacaccccgaaacaataaaacctcttcaaGAAAGCATAGGcgaaacgcttcaggaagtaggactggacacagacttcatgaacatgacccccaaagcatgggcaaccaaaggaaaaataaacaaatgggattatatccaactgaaaagcttctgcacagcaaaagaaagaattaacatagttaaaagacaaccaacacagtgggagaaaatatttgcaaaatatgcatctgacagaggatttatacttagaacatacaaggaactcaaacaactttacgaggaagaaacaagcaacccgattaaaaaatgggcaaaagagctaaataggcatttctctaaggaagatctacgaatggccggcagacatatgaaagaatgctcaacatcactcagcattcgggaaaggcaaatcaaaagcacactgagataccatctcaccccagtgaggatggctaaaatccaaaagactctgaacggtaaatgctggcgaggctgcggaggaaaaggaactctcatacattgttggtgggactgcaaaagggtgcagcctccatggaaaatgggatggagtttcctcaaacaactgcagatagatctgccatagatctaccattcccagctatcccactgctgggaatacacccagaggaatggaaatcatcgagtcgaaggtacaccttttccccagtgttcatcgcagcactatttacaatagccaagagttggaaccagcccagatgtccatcatcagttgagtggatatggacaatgtggtatatgtacacaatggaatactactcagctttaaaaaagaatgggatCTCCGGGGCTCGCCTGCGCCCCGGAAGCTGCCCCTTCTCGGGGGTCAAGATGGGCAGCAAAATGGCGTCTGCCAGCAGGGTCGTGCAGGTAGTCAAGCCACATACTCCATTAATAAGGTTCCCTGACAGAAGAGACAATCCTAAACCCAATGTATCAGAAGCTTTGAGATCAACAGGGGTACCATCTCATTCTGCAATTTCACAGCATTCTAAGGGAAGTAAATCACCAGATTTGCTGATGCATCAAGGTCCACCAGACACTGCAGAAATACTAAAATCATTACCTCAGAAATACAGAAGGAAACTTGTGTctcaagaagaaattgaatttatcCAACGTGGAGGTCCAGAATAATCACTGTGAGCAGCAGTTTGTCATCAAACAAAAGAACTGACTTTACGATAAAGGACTTCCAAAATAACAAATGAGAAATTGTATATTAAACaactttaataaagtaaaaaaaaaatgaaatatagaaaatttagatGGACACTTTTATCTCCTAATTTATGTATCTTGGTCAGCTTCTCCACAAGCTTACCTAATTGTTTATATGCTTTCTACTTattaaagtatacatttttaaatgttagcctatttactcttttttgggggagaggcagctagccagtatggggatccaagccctGGACCTGGTtgtataacaccacgctctaagcaactgagctaactggccagcccatattaATATACTCTTGATTATCAAATATAATGTGTTGAACTATTAAAAGCACGCGGTGTTCAATATACTAGTATATATTTCccataattttacttttctttctgtttctgtttagACACGGGAAGAATTTATCAGGCAGAATTGCCGTTTTAAGGATGTAATTTTCCTGAAATTGGATGAGGATCAGTGAAATAATGATTATTTGTTCTGAATTCTCTcacattttttaattcacaaGGTTACTGAACTATAACTGGCTTAATAAATGTATCCTTCTCTAGAATCTTCTTCTGTAGTCAGACGTGTTGTCCATTGTGCATATCCTActctaaatgataaaaatatagccGAGATAAAACAGTTGACTATGGGATTTAGACTGGGGAGATAACAGAAAAGATTATTTGtaacctatattttaaaaaatgcagaaaagtataaaatggaaaataagagataaaaatgaatatagcCTAGGAATAAATGTTTCACTAGAAACTgcaatttattatcttttggggATGTTAAGAAaggcttgtttttttgtttagttttgtgatCACGTATGTAAATCCTGATAACCATTAACTTTCTCAAATTTAATGTCTGAAAGACAAAATCAaccaaaatatttacttattaagcaatttatgaaattttaatagGGCCTTCTTGTGTGTCAAGGCTGTGTATATTGTAAAAGCCTCACAAAGCTGAATAAATTCTCTtccatacctttaaaaaaaaaaaaaagaaaaaagaatggaatactgccatttgcaacgacatgggtggacctagagagaattatattaagtgaaacaagtcaggcccagaaagagaaatgtcacgttctctcttatttgtgcgaggtaaagataaatagataaatgcacacaggaaaaaaaaaaaaaaaaaaaaaaggaaaaatgggggggaggggggaagaagacgcgacaattgcaattccttgaaattgataggacaagcaaactttcagaaaggacattgttgggagggaggagggagggaggtttctgtaattggccgcaatgatcaaccacattgtatgtcgacaaaataaaataaaataaaaaactaatactaaaaatcaatcaatcaatcaatccatagcaatgtgtgtttccttattccctaccgccgccagggcattccccccaagccccaccccccacctgtcagccggtcctgcacctgccaggccccgcccactgtgggcctccaccccccctccccttggagcccggatgtctgggaggagggggcggcagcgcagcagcagcggcggacccaggaggcctccgagggaagcggcgcggcgcggcggcggagcaggtaaggcccccgggagggggctgtgggtccccaaagaggcagggcaggggcgcagtgtcggagtgagagaggagggaggcgcggggtgcctcgggagggtcccccgaagccgcgagtgggggaggggcggggcggccgaaagcagacggcggcgaggtgcccagcgccggcagggcggtgacatcggggcgccctcctgccctactcaggaggagcccagcgctgtcccgccatCCATCCCCcctgcgcgccgggctcgcctcgtgctagggctgtggtgggagcggccggccggcaggcggtgccgggagccaggccggataagcggctgcggcggcggcaaggcaaggctgtggcctcgggttcccggggccaggggagcagagggggggggcagggggccagcgtgcaagtgtgcacgtgtgcacttgtaagtgcaagtgcagggtggcgggagacgcggccgcgggaggtccaggccgggagcgcttttctcaggagtgggtcgatggtcttctgtgttgtcactgcgtttttatccttccttttgcggttccctcttagtatcttcttggacttggaagagttcttcgtagacatttgtgaattctctcagcttttgttagcctaggaaaggacttttgctgtccgtgtttgaaggatccttgtttgggtacagtcctcttgatagggaagtctttccttctgctgcttctaaactttgcaacatcccattctttcctggactgtgaggtttctgttcatatatttgctgaaacctgtatttggacccttttgagtgtgtgtgcgtgtgtgtgtgtgtctgtgcatgtgtgtgtttctgtctccatgcgtttcagtgttcttcctttgtgatttgtgtggtttgactctttggctagtgtaggtgacactgatctgagcgttcatgtacaaacttctgtggggacatatgttttcagttctcctgcgtgtgtctccagcagtacaattgctgggtcacggtagtcacctgacatttcccaggttgtcaaagtgccagtcgggagttgattttgtttaggcctaagtatttgcttctgtggggtgttctggccaatggattcgggggatccttgatggcaagtgtatagagaataggagagggcatggttgtggagcccaggctggggtccacaaggatgcatctaattagtccccacccccctgcgggcattcacccctgtgttcccgccacttccacctccccccacccttgtcccggccccgcccagtctggggtgtcgagtcctccccctgaggcggcctggagaggccgggatcgcgcacgtctcccagacgcggccgggccggcgggcgcaccagagcctgctcggtccccgtgtgcaccggagcactggacgacgcagcggcggcagcggcagcggtggacgacggaggagaccggcgagaggagcggcgcggcgcggcggagcaggtagggcccacgtgagggggctgtggctcccgagcgaggcaggggagtagcgtcgtcgcgccgcggggtgtcttaggagggtcccccgagtcctgatttcgggagtgggggcagaggccagcggggagggatgcagacggcgggcggggtgcccggcgctggcagagacaggaggctggggcgccctcctcccctccgcaggagcccagcgctgctccgccgtccgtccgtccgtccgtccgtccgtccgtccgtccgtccgtctgtccgtccgtccgcccgtccaaccgaccgaccgtccgaccgtccgtccaagggccccagcgcgccggtggccttgtcccagggctgctgcgggagcagccggcggggggcggtgtgggggccagaacggagtagcaggtgcagctgtgctgtggcctcctggtcacggggccgtgtcctccgttcccgggcctggtgagccatcgccgccgctgcgattgcgagggcagtggggacaaggccagcagggcatggcgggagcggttttgtcgtcttccttgcaggttgagtgt from Cynocephalus volans isolate mCynVol1 unplaced genomic scaffold, mCynVol1.pri scaffold_201, whole genome shotgun sequence includes the following:
- the LOC134369007 gene encoding alpha-ketoglutarate dehydrogenase component 4, which produces MGSKMASASRVVQVVKPHTPLIRFPDRRDNPKPNVSEALRSTGVPSHSAISQHSKGSKSPDLLMHQGPPDTAEILKSLPQKYRRKLVSQEEIEFIQRGGPE